The Silene latifolia isolate original U9 population chromosome X, ASM4854445v1, whole genome shotgun sequence genome contains the following window.
ctgcaaattgattttcttcccgaggtaggtgtaggtaggttacgtgatcaaacaattgggcaacttggtctattctggcctgataaggtgcgaggctttcgcttcgaattttccaagatcttgtaacttggttgatgatcagtgatgaatccccatgtactcggaggtttttaatgcctaagctcactgccgcttgtagtccaatgagacaagcttcgtattctgcagcgttgtttgttactacgaagtcgagtttgacagcaattggtgtatgctcgccttcaggagaaatgagcaacacccctattccaaatcctcttaagtttgatgctccatcaaagtaaaggtcccaggaatctacatcagtttggagtatatcctcgtctggaaatgaccaagtgtctatcatTTGtgtgtcattgatgggattttctgcgaagaactcggcgacggcgcgccctttaataactttcagcggcacgtatttgaggtcaaattctgagagcatcagggtccatcttgctaggcgtccgttgaggacgggtttctcgaagagatatttgactggatccattttggagtatatcttgacggagtagctaagcatgtaatggcgtagcttcttcgttgcccacacaagagcgaggcatgtattttcgagttgtgagtatttgcactcgtactccaagaacttcttactaaggtagtagatagctctttcttcacttcctacagtctgagccaacatggcacccatggtctgTTTTTGGCCatctgtgagatataaaccaagaggttgatctcgttgtggtggcgtgagcactggcggtttagccaatatctctttgattcggtcgaacgctttctgacaatcatcatcccacatggtgtggtctgttttcttgagcttcttgaagataggctccaaatcattgtaagtttcgatatgaatcgacttatatactgcacctttccgaggaatcccctgacttctttttctgtttgaggttgtggcatttcgatcagagctttgattttggaaggatctatttctatacctcgttggctaacgacgtatcccaggagtttgccagatgttaccccgaatgtgcatttctgaggattgagcctcatgttgtactttcgtagccttgcgaagaacttgcgaaggttcgcaatatgcccctctctttccttggatttgataatcatgtcatctacgtatacctcaacttctttgtgcatcatgtcatgtaagagtgtagttgcggtgcgttgatatgtagctccggcgttgatcaatccaaacggcatgaccgtataccaataggttccccattgagtgacgaaggcggtcttatgcatatcttccatggccatcttgatttgattataacccgcatatccatccatgaaggatagtaatgcgtggtctgcagtattgtccaccaatatgtcgatgtgaggtagagggaagtcatcttttggacttgctttgttcaagtccctaaaatcaacacaaacacgaattctcccatcctttttgggtacgggtactatgttggctacccagtcagaatactcgaaaactttgatgaacccggctttgaattgcttgtcaacttcttccttaatctttagagcccattatgtcctcattcgtcgaagcttctgtttcacaggtttgaaacctggcttaatcggaatcctatgttcagcgatatccctgtcgattcctggcatgtctttgtaggaccaagcgaaaacgtctttgaattcatttaggaggtctatgaaatcggccctttcggtagagctcaaggtagtccctatcctaagttcttggggttctagttcggttcctacattgatgggttcggtgtcctctattactggtcccccttcccctttctttagtatttctttggctacgtagggaggtatttcgatcgagtctgggtcttggtcatcctcagtatcatcgtaaacagaattgcactcaagataacacaaagagtaagcagaacctgatttattcatattaaaatttgagtaaagttgaaacaaagaagccaaccgattcatggtcggtggcggcaaaggacaaatggttggggcatttcccgaactatcgtgactactcgaggctaagctaggagaaacgaagggagtggggatgacgacaggagtagactctctaatgacttctctagaccgactcgactccgactccgactcgaactcatcatcttctggttctcctttgaacatctctccttctccagtggtgagcttgaagagtcttccttgattgttggtccacttgattgattttctccatcctttctgctgtcttgcgttggtttctgtgattagcgtggtggggttgaagcgatcgtcttgaagtatcatggtaatgatctcatcctgcgcggccctaacaaatcgatcttctccaaacaataggctaacagcttgttcgtctaagcaaggtgcttgacggcttttgacggtaggaaccgtttctggaggaataaagtagcaatcgtgaaagatctcgattccggctagcttcctctcgagataatgccaaggctcgggaaatccgtgaaagagttctagacttccttcttgaacaaagtacccatttaaagtagggagatagggttgcatttggactcctacgtgcttgcggttttggacttgagcaagcatttcgagaacctcctcttttgtgggtttgtaccctagcccaagtggtatcctctttgagttgccttccttgtatggtgcaaaggtgttttTTAGAGtggggttcaaaggcattccagggaagtatccctgggatttgagtatgtggttgaccaccaagttggagtagggatcatagtataagggtgccaattcgctttctatgacgctcacgctttggaagcccccgagttcatatacgggatccacaaggacttgatggttcgactgtttttcgattattgccttgatgggtgacgaagtgatcgtcactactttgccatttagtgggatcttgatcttttgatgaagagtggatgttaccgctttggaagcgtgaatccacggccttcctagaagtatgttgaaggaagcttcgatgtccactatttggaagttaacctttcgttcaattggtcccctggctatggttaggttaacaagtcttACCACCTTTCGTCATGTACCATCGTATGCACGCAcgccttgattggtaggggtccaatccgactctttcatgcctagcttgtatgccgttttgaggggtatgacgttgactgccgagccatcatctaccaaggtcattggcacattcttctttagacaaatgacagtgatgtatagagcaaggttgtgactagcgccgaaaggtggcaaatcttcgtctgagaaagtaataggattacttagctttggtgattcttggaagaccaagttgactacatcttcaggagtggagttatgtgctacatttagtttggccaaagcttgcagtaaggcttggcgatgtgggaatgagctttctactaattgccagactgaaagatcagcctttgtcttttgtaattgcttgagcaaatggtcagtagagtcatcttcgttgtcatttggtgtgatgacgttggttggaccattttgagtagtgctttgatatggacgacccgaacgagttaggtggtccacatcttggtcttcaccattttggactatttctttaactagagagttttcaatgagatactcgtcctcatcatcgtcggcccaaaccccattgattgcagttaattccctcattctcatgatgtcatcTTCCAGtagtatgatttggtcgactagtttatcaactacggcgactatttcttgcatagtggcattttgagagaagattagtggcacatattCTTTGGTCGTTGCGTTAGGATTATGTAAAGTtttcaccacattttctaattcccaaacttgtctatccacactccttgcccatgtgatgaagtcggaaatagtaggggagatagtagagtagaacccttcattctcgattgcatagatttcattttcgattggagaaatgaggtgtgagcaatctaaggtagattcatcacttgtgatcactagaactccaagaggattctgagtgttgttgggtttacctcccggtggtattggcaatcgaccatcttcaatcatgtcttgaagcacgtttttcaacttgtagcatttttctgtgtcgtgccccttgcccctatggtattcacagtacgagttctcgtcccagaatttggatttcctttcgggtttgggagtaggtccaatgggttggagtttgccttgttttattaacctttttagagcgttggagtaagtgtccccaagatttgtgaatttccttggtggggtacttttcttggatggctcgagaaggttaacttcatcggtcttgctagtagagccgtatgaacgacttgttgaaccttgatatcctcgacctaccgttttggacaagagtcctttgcggatgtcatcttcaatccttgtccctagcacGGTCAAGTCcttaaaagttttgatattttggtatctcaaatgattggcatagatgggtttgagattatccacaaatttctccacgagggtagcctcatccgggcattcaactagttggtactagtcttcctccacctacttaggaagtcggtgaatccttctttgtcattttgggtaagaacctctagagtgcgcatgttaacttggatctcgacattatccgcatattgtttagaaaactcgattgcggcatcttccgaagtagcgaccttcttgtgatctaaggagtagaaccattgcttcgagatggtgtcaagagatgaaggaaagatccttaagaacatctcgggtttgatgcctttgatagacatgtaatccttgaaggcacggatatggttcaaagggttctcatgccccttgaatttggggatatccgtcatattgaagttggtcggcaatttggaattgacggcctcatacttgcgattgttctccctataaatgtcatcccccttaaggtacatcaattgctcctctaagtattggagtcttttctcagctaacgtcatccccatgagaggattttcatccctggattcatcatcggaattacgtagtacttcactttcatgaggaggcaaccttccttctacggcatagatacggccttcgatgagctcaaggcggtcatagacttggtcttgggtaacttgcatttgggctagcgcggctaggattcgatcattaccatcttgaagttggttgaggtttgTTTCGTTGGATTCGGGCAtattgaaaactggataagagatcggcgacgaatcaaaacacgatcgaccattctaacacacttgctaaaagaagaaatgttttgactcgtgaagtgggtgtgtgccacttgtgttgagtgagttttgaagaaagacaaggtttttgaaaatgtgtgtcctagccaactatagtgtagttgtaggagtggactcgaagtgaggttttgaaatgggcttgtggcccgaattttgacacgacaaacagacagagttttgaccggattttgcgctaatcaaggcctatttcgaaattttagttaagaaaaagggttttgatttttgaaaaatcgtcatggttttgtttagaaatggtgatcacgtaaggtacaaacatttatacaagcattataacgggatgctgagtgcatttaaaagggttttggcttaaagggtgggttgccataccgaaccatcaaacccgaagtctgtgaagaggctcgtaccaaacaagagtaaggccgattcctagtccattttctcaagtagtgaaggcccttgatacaaacaagagtaagcatcatggtatggatgacgtcaatcgctatccatccttaggcccaaataagaattaggaccgtttagacgggacgattggtcgaatgggttgggttgggcctaggaaggccgaataaaacggtctagggagaccgagttatgaaaaccgacaattgtcttatacaaattattccctaaccttgttcaagtttcacccttgctacacgtaagtgtattttccccagcggagtcgccaaactgtggagagcgggccgcccacgggggcgcttgggttggaaagagaaacaagcgtttgcatttttgtatggagtcgccaccaatttttatgggaaattggaaccgttcgaatacctcgtgtcatgtcaagacacaaagtagagacatgaacactaagcaatcgttacccttagtattctatgtctagaatgactctcgtggatgccaatgaacacgggtgctcacggagatctggagtaaggggtgagggtacgtattaggaagctcttttgatcgaacacctaatcccgcccgcctcgatagcgtcctctactaatgattagggaagttattcgtacttgatatatcgtcgattatatgcatgcaatgcaacatctaagttttaatcctaacatgtgagaattaggctaagtcggttaacaattaattaatcatacaattaatgtcaaagttggatttaatgttcaattacatgtgaaggcaaaTAAGCAATatgaaataatgataaatacaatataaattatacaatgattaaaattacaatgattacattgggataggcgatttatgtcgaaaatacctttaaaacggataatttgggaaaaacgaataaaagaataaataaacgaacaaaacagaaggtgataatacgattaatagtcaattacataatctaattaaactaagtcaaggcaaaacaGAGTTCAGAGATTTAACTCGGCCAGAACAAAGCAGTAGAAGAGTGCGTcttttgaataggcgcagcagacgccgcGTCTGTTTCCTCGGGCTCGGTCCGTCGTGAAgtcgtaattgcaagccgttaatgttaattggtgattttaatgatggatcaaattatttactcggatgaaagtgattaacaggttgtttaacatatgaatgggtcatgaaagcagtaaaacatgaatgagacggaattaagatggattaattacaggagtgaatgATATTAACAAACtacccaaattaattcaattaattaggttaaatacaacggattaatgacgaatatgcgataaatacgacaaaagacagatgaaaactatatcaaagacgaattccagaaactcaatattgatgaatcgaatctctacaacccggaattgaatattaatgacgaaaacccgtaagtattggattatttgggatttaagtcggatttatgacgaattatacatgttaatgaatgatgaataatgtacatgtgattattatgctatcatgtgaatgaattaacaaacaaacgaaacaaagacggataaacaagacgaattacagaggacgaagaaagaagaaaggaagcaggaactgcggcagcctcacgaagaggcgcagaaggaactgcgctccttcgaagaggcgcagcagttgctgcgtcctttctcgacgttggtctactgaaaatccgtaaaaagggtttaaagcatggttttagaaatcggttttaattggtattttcgacataaaccttacaattgatgatacaataattaaataacaataaataaaagagatattatacaccctcagacttacatgttgacaaaacgagaaggactaagatatcgattagtgatgctcgacgcgaatgtaaagaaagtgccctcgtaagaggaaaacgattagattaattaagttgattgattgtggagttggtcaaattggtcggtcatgcaaacgaggctggtactcagaaggatccgagcttacgtggtcgaatgttcaagcacgtagacgccaaaaagtaagaacgaaggtctagaatgcaaagggagaagagaagggcggacactcgcttgagaaatatgaggaacgaaggctcctatttatactaatcacgtgaaggaattagggtttcggagactctttggaagtgaatctcggaaagatataaaaaaagatacgagaaatacgcagaaaaggacctgggaagaggcgcagcagccactgcgtctcttggaagaggcgcagcacctgctgcgtctgttcccaagtagtttcctcctgcggaagaaagatttccgtgtttaagttatggtaggacggaaataattcggttttccttaatatcttatgtgaatatttcgggaaattgtttaccaaaggataaaaattatgaaatatggaatagaaatatccggaatattccagaacattctgactcgggatttaacggttatcagaaaatgaagacggttttaggcccggattccaaatgtactctaatactgtcaaaacgaccgtatcggcacgtagatgacaactaagaggtagacattaatatttgagcaatcacttgacgataatcttacgaaatgtcacaaatcgttccgcgtaccaaacatgcggcccaatcatcaccgggtggtttgcgggaggtgtagaaacgaggtatctacagacgTCCAACAAAACTCTTATTCATTTTCTAATTTAAATATGTCCAACCTTGATTAGTTTTTATACTATACTATCTAATACAGTGTATTATTATATTTCTGTTGTAAAATTTAGTGTATTTGATTAATATTTTTAAAATATTCTTTTTGTCTATTGACGAAGTTGGAATCTCTCACATTGCTCAAAAGAATTACGaaaaagtttgattttttttgtaaTCGATCGAAAAAAGTTCCTTTTATATTTCACATGACATTAAACAAAGTATTGGAGAAGCCAAGCTAAAGTAAAGATTTAATAATTGACTAACTTATGATTAACTCGAACATAAAAATTAAATGACATTAAATAAATTGAGGATGTGAACTTCCAGCTTCAAACTAATGAAACACTTAAAACTTGTCAAGACTTGTCAACTAAGTATTTTGTTAaacatctataaaatataattaaaaggctaccctaaaatgacaaataaacgccacctagacaaagccacgtaggatccaaaaagccatctagattaaaatttaatgtgacgtggcatatttaaatgtgatgttgcatatttttaatgtgacatggcgaattaatgtgacatggattatcaatttattattacatgacattaatttaaatcatttatctataaattaatttaattcacttatatctataatattaaaggatattatcattattcttaaattaattttgtatattaaatttattattttcaaaaatttatataacccttacaacattttaattgaaatttttgtaataaaacatgttaataaatttcataatttataattaaaattgaaattttaattgaaatttttttaataaaacatgttaaggaattaattaaacctctttaactactaaacactcaccattattaacattttcctatttaattcattgtttttaaattttttgtaataaaacctgttaataaattaattaaacctcttcatattactgaacacccaccattattaacattttcctatttattttttttttggtggaaatgtAAGTAGTATTATAGCTCATCCCCTAAAAAGGGCAAAAATGTCACCAATACAACCATTAACTCATCTACCTCGTCTAACAGGAAACATACTCAAAATTGCCTACAAAAAATAATTACATAAGACCCCGAGTTTGACACCATACTATATCATGTTGTTTCATAACTCCTTTGCTCATAGCCATCAGTCTCAGCTTAAACTCATTCTTGATTCTTTTCAGCAGAGTTCCTGGTTGAGGAACCATGCCATCCAACCTGCATATGTTCCGTGTCTGCCAAACATTATACTGTAAAGCTACCACCAGGGCACAGGTAACCAACCTCACAAAGCCAGACCAGCCTCGTTGCTTTAACACTTCATCAACAGAGACCACCTGCTTCTTCTTATCAGATACTCCTAACCAAGCATACAGTTCCTTGTAACATTTAGTCACATAAACACAGTCTTGAAAAAGATGCTTGTGAGTCTCAGCAGCCACTCCACATATGTAGCATCTGGTATTTTGAGTAACACCCATTTTATGCAGCCTGTCAAGCGTTAGTAATCTCTCATGCTTAATCGCCTTTGTATGAATAAAGTGTCTTTTAATATTAAAACGATTCCAAGCACTCTTATACCACTGAATTTTGGGTGTACTCTGAACTAGCCAAGCATATCCTTTAGCAATAGTGTACTCATCCCCATCAGTCAGCCATTTACCTTGATTATAGGCTTCTTGAAACTTCTTTTTAACCTCCCAAATTTTCCTCCATGCCCAAGAGCTAGCAGCAGTAGGTTGATAATCAAGCCAAGAGCGACCTTTCATATAAATTTTATCTACCCATTGAATCCACAAATGATCCTTTTTCTTAGCTATCCATCATACAAGCTTTCCAATTGCTGCTATGTTCCAGGTCTTCAAATCAACCAGACCCAGTCCCCCTTCATCTTTTCCCTTGCATAGAACATACCAAGCCACTAGAGGAGCTTTGGTGTAGTCCTCACCACCTTCCCACAAGAAGTTCCTACAAAGAGCCTGTATCCTCTCCATAACTCCAGCAGGGAGAACAAACAGCTGGGCCAATAAGTGTGAATAGTAGAGAGAACAACTTTCACCAAAGTCAGTCTACCAGTATAagagattttatttttattccAACCTCTAATCCTTTGGACCATTCTATCCACAAGCACATTATAATCATTCTTTGtcaacatggtaataaattgattaaaactcttcataatacttaacacacatcaggttaattaaaagtttttcctatttaattaattttttttaatataatatgttaataattttattaaaactccttatattactcaacacccataattttcattaacattttgtcctatttaattcatctcttgaggtcctcggcaatcaattatctaatttaatattACCACAAAGTAAATTAAAATATGGAAATTTATGGTTGTGCAATGACTATAAAACCAacaatacctataatagtttatattcactttatttatttaaaatatgcccatttgtcatgagtttctaagttgtggattgtattttatggtttaatttatttatttgattatattgagtatattgagtattattgtcgagtattattgttgagtattattgttgagtattattgttgttgttgttgttgttgttgttgttgttgttgttgttgttgttgttgctgctgctgtgtcccataaagtatattttaatttgttatgttgttggttttatgaatcgtttgctttatatttgaattcatgtttttcagttggtttaatttaagtgacttacattTGACAAtgtttaatttaagtgacttacatgtgacaatgttatgttgttggttttatgaatcgtttgctttataaCTTTAAAGCACCATGAATAGTATGTGAATGCAAATAAGGCAAACCATCAagtgggtaatctgaagagggaagaaatacaaaaggcacgaaacggaggtaaaattaaaggtacaaaaacgtaaggtagaaactgataagtaatagatgattgttgatctcaaaatagaagtcttataatatttcttttaatttgttattaaacgtatattgtggtgtaattttactattatactttctcgatcaacctatttgaatttgtatttttgtattcacgagtataatcatctctaatatatatttttctttttcattttatatgaactattatcaaggcatgtaataaaaggaagcgaaagtgaactttcgggtaaatattaaatagtatgatttctaaattctacttcgtttgtttttaagtttatgtgtttttttttgtcaaaacaggagtaatacataaaacttactcACATAATTTCCTTTAAAAAAAacctactctcataattaatggtaaataaataagtacaaataattgaatgaaaaatctttaaaatttcacaatttactttttgaaccatcatgacatgcaataattaatcattttaattatgtcatttcctcttccaatttaagttttctccaactcccaccttttgattgttttctataaaatttactttacttttttaagtggtttatacctttttaaccattataagatgatcgttgatctcaaaatggagatcttataatatttctttaaatttgttattaagcgtatattgttgtgtaattttactattatgttttcccgatcaacctatttgaatttgtatttttgtattcatgagtataatcatctctaacatatatttttctttttcatttcatatgaactattatcaaggcatgtactaaaatgaagcgtactaaaaggaagcgaaagtgaactttcagataaatattaaatagtatggtttctaaattctaatccgtatatttttaagtttatgtgtttttttttcaaaaccggaatagattattttatggtctttaatactatttttatttttatataggatcgtggacataagtataacaagagatggatcaaattcttgaaatagtaataaggaacttaaaaaattttatgaaccttttggaattcggatttagggaatataattttttagattattgaataactagtatagatcccgcgcgaatGCGCGGTTTTCTAGATAAACGTATTAGAGAAACAAACaattagtaataatattaacttcaattgaaatttaatt
Protein-coding sequences here:
- the LOC141620632 gene encoding uncharacterized protein LOC141620632, translating into MKGRSWLDYQPTAASSWAWRKIWEVKKKFQEAYNQGKWLTDGDEYTIAKGYAWLVQSTPKIQWYKSAWNRFNIKRHFIHTKAIKHERLLTLDRLHKMGVTQNTRCYICGVAAETHKHLFQDCVYVTKCYKELYAWLGVSDKKKQVVSVDEVLKQRGWSGFVRLVTCALVVALQYNVWQTRNICRLDGMVPQPGTLLKRIKNEFKLRLMAMSKGVMKQHDIVWCQTRGLM